TTCATTTATTTTCGAGTTAAATGACATTCGGAGATAGTATATGTATTATATCAAGCCATGTAAAATGCAAGGGAGCACATTATTGCCAcgttgagaattttttttcttttaaattacaattcaaaaattgaaattttccaactttaattttagaaattctCTATTTTAATCCAGGAAAAGGCAATATTTAAATTAGAAATCCCAAGTTGATTGGCTTTTTCCTAGATTAAAGttagaaaatacaatattgatgttagaattttcaagaaaaaaaatctcaaaatggCACTACATTGTAATAATAGGGTTTTTCGTTTTGAATGGTTTCATGACCAATTGTTTAACAAGAGTTGAGCAAAGGAACTAAAAATGACCATTACTTTCACACAAGACATAATGTCATTAGCTGGAATGGCTGAAATGAAGAGATTTTTTACAAAAGGGATTTTTGGGTTACAATACCACAGAATTTGCTTACAAAGAGACAAAAATATGCAATTGATAGCCCCCTcaaactaaaacaaagaaatgtcaTGTATTCCTTTTCTTATTATCTATTTAAAGCTGCTTTTTTGGGGGCTGATTTTCCATACAAGCCAATTATCTTTTAAAGGTATATTCGTTCATCTATTTAGAACCGTCTCCATTCAAAGATAGAAATATTCAtagtgaataaaaataatttctatatatggaaacacatacaaaaataaataaataaataaataaataataagagAGGCCATTGtgccacatcgctcatctgaaTAACAATtgccataataaaatcagcttcactAAGTCATGTACAAGTTTTCTCCACAGTGTAGTAGAATAGATCccgtataaaaaatatttcaaaattttatccaGATGTTCTTATGTTGAACATTTAGCCCTTTTTGAAACTGCattattttatagtcatatcacatattgagcatcgcagttctcaagaagatatTAATTGACTGTTCATATAAATATcaagctacatcaaactttcTAACCCTTGCGTAGGCAGAGTTTAAACAGTCTAGACAATTTAGAGATAAAAAAATGTCAAGATGCTAGCTTATAAATAATACCATATATGACGGTataattgtaaatgataaaCCCTGCAGATACTGGTCGTGAtgagaaaatatgacatcactTGGTGTCGATGATATTTGCTGAGTCCAGTAGGATGTGCAATGAAGTaacaaatcaacaaatgaatTATTGTTTCGTTGAGTTTCATTACtccattgtcacattttgtttattttttgctgtttaagttaacagttttatttttcgttTTGTCCAATTAGAAATTATTACCTTCCATAAAGCTATTTCTCTATGTTGTGAATCATTGCAGTGAATTTATTATTCATGTTGTATGCCACAAAATTCATAATTAATCAtacaaattattgtaaaaagtttaacaaatgTTGATTATTATTACATTAATCATAATCAAGCATCAATTTGATTGGCTTCTAttatttgcatatttatttttaattgccCTAGGGAAAGGAAGAATAATTTTATGTCAGGTTTTATACtatcatgtaaattttaatgtttattatcttaggtaattttttttcttcagaatttAGTTTGAACATATATTATGATACTGTTAGAGTATAAAAGGAAAGTTAATTTCAATAGTTTTATGATGAACATCTTGAGTATTCAATCTTTTTATAGATCCAAATTGTTCTCTCATGATGtatcatttgaacaaaacatTCATCTTATAAGATTTGCTCCAGAGGGAACGATGTTGAAAATTTAGAACTGTTGACCCTGAGTATAATGGGTGGTGCACTGAGGGCATGCAGCTtcgaaaaataataatttgataagacgAGACCACTTTTAGGCTCTATTTCTTTTATGTCTTTGTATGTTATCTTAATTCAACTTGGTTTTTTTGTCAAATTAGAGGTGTGTTGCAGATTGTCATGGCCTGTTGTTGGAATTGCAATGGAGAGTCAAATGAGTTTATACACATAAAATTTGTAAGTTAGAATCCAGTTAGGAGATTGTACAATTAAAGGATAGAGGGTGTGGGTGTTCATATCACATCAAcattatatgtttaaaaataagacaGTGCTGTTTTGTGGTCaacaataaataagattttttgtcttgcatatatgaaaacatttcaaaatttttagaaGAATTTAATTTTTCCCTACGTAAgaattcgacccccccccccaatcttgcACCATTCTCCGCCACCCTTACTGCAGAAATCATACTTTGATCAAAGTTGAATCCACTTGCTTCCACAGAAATTACGACTTTTCTGGTTAATTGGTTTTGGCGAaggtttgtaaatatttattaatattcttTCGTAAAAATTTAACCCTCAGTTTTGGCCCAATCATTCTCCTGGGGATCAAGATTTGGAAATCTTTTATCTACGCTACCTATTGATGCTTCAAGATTATAGATTTTCTGGCTGAATGGTGTttgaaaggatttttttaaaaattctttgattAGTATAATTATACTAAATGCCTGTGAAaaattacacccccccccctgttGTTTCCAAAGCCTACCCCTCggttttgaacaaatttgaatttaatctACAATACTTGAATTCAATCTACAATACTTGAAGATGCTACCAAACAAGCTACAtattttctggccaattggtttttgagatgattttcaacaaaaaaaataattctctgtaattcttatgtaaaaattcggtCTCTCCCCATTTGTGGCCAAACCCTAGCCGATtgaatcataatttgaacaaatttgaatctacatttcTTAACAATGTTTTCATACAAGTGTAATGTCCAATGTCCTCTTATACAATACGATATCCCTTGGTAACGCTGGACTCGCCAGTCACCTCGTCTCACAAACGTCCTGCGTCTAGAATCGCCGGATGCAGACACTTCTAGCTGGCGATATAAAGCATCTCTTGGTGTAATTCTCGCTtgggtggcaggggatagtttttttgacGAGGAAATGAaaggcagatagtgctcatatatgtgatttaatttttcagaagatttttaaattttcaaaaattggttTGCGTGCAGaggacacatggtcccgactcttaggaatttttaaacatttcagaataaagcAAGTACAACTTGCATATAGCACTATATAGAATAGCCAGGGATAGTcttaaaattttctgaaaaattgcccttttttcacattctCACGGGTCCAGCAACACGCTcaagtcccgagcaactgccataaactaccacaGGATTGGTGGCttaatgtatacacatgtaaataatcaccaattgatggggggtcaatcaccttctttttgAGTGACATTtagtgttctgaacccaccctacttttcaagcacagaaccgaaagtgaaaattttggccacagtttcgcattttcattccatatctgatgaaaagtgctaccagaattaaagtgtcatatatcaatgaaattgacatgagcttctctatccacaaaatgaatgcaatgaatattctagcaatttatacccCTGAAATAACCACCCAAACCTCaagttctccctttatttcaaaattttgaacgGATCTTTcgttcgaaactatcccctaCGGGTCTTTcgttcgaaactatcccctaGGGTCTTTcgttcgaaactatcccctgccactgCACCTTGGTGAGTGACATCAGTTGCTATAAACAACGCGTATAGAATATTCcacaatcactaaataaatttcagcttttctggccgattgGTTtggttttgagaagatttttgaaaacaccaacaaatttttatttattcctaaTTATCTCTCCTTGAAAGAGAGTACAGCTCTTCATTTAATTTACTCGAATTCCCTTTACCAAATTTGGGTGAAATTGGCCCAGTTGTTCTGGAGGGAAAGTCAAAAATGTACAAACAGGCGGATGGAGAGACGAACGTATAGACAGACGGACGCGCGACAAAAagtaatcagaaaagctcatttggGCATCAGCTTTGGTGAGCTTATTACATAACAATGGGTCATTGACGTGTTTGGAAAAGGGTACCGTATGGTTTCGAACCTTGATCGGTTGGGTTTATTCAGCCTGCATATCATACAtcgaatgtaaacaaaacaatctTCAGAAagattcttgaaaaaaaaaattaacatttttacttttaataaacccaaaatgttttgaaatcgtGTCCTCTTTAGTAATAGCAATTAATAATAGATATGATATAAGTaacgattatttttcaaaagtatataCATCAAATTGGTTACTAGTATGTAAATTTTAACGATTCATTTTATCATCTTACAATAACAAATCGTCTCAAAAAGCGTGATGGCGTTTACTTGTACTCATCGTGATAAGATTTGACATGtattatcaaaaaattcaacCTAGCAGATTTCCAACGCAAGCATAAGAGGAAAATATACACCGAATGTAAATACTGGCGAAAATACCACCAAAGAATTTTCTCAAGAAAGAATGGAAAACACACACGGTAGTTGTCAAATATAAGGGATTAATGTAAATCAAAGCTCCGCCATTTATTGTACTGAGGCAGAGTTCAGCTATGAGTATGTTTACTGCTCACTCCCTGGACAGTATTCTAAGTTAATGTCGAAGTTTAAGTAAATGTGCCAAAAAATGCAAACCTTATCCAATTTGAACGTTTCTAATTTGATATAAAGGTTTGACCAACATATTCATTTACCACAATCCATGACATGCATCtcggaaagtaaaaaaaaaaaaacattgtaacCGGTATCCCCGAGGTAGTATCGGTAGTTCCAGTTTCAGGCAGCTTGAaacaaattactttttttattgaaaggttttttttacattaacagTAAATGGATTCCAAATCATGAAACTAGAATGAGAGTGGATTGTAAGGCATATAAATTGAAGACTGTCTTATTTGAATTGCAGATCGCCATCTATTTCATTAATATGGACATGCTGAACAACACTACATCCGACCGTAATCTGACCGTGTTCGGGCGGATAAAATCAGACTCGGTGGCGGAAATATTCGGGGAGATCTGCACAAAGTATGTTGCTCCTGCCATTTGTATTTTTGGAATCATCGGCAATTCGTTCAGCTTGGTCGTATTAATGCGGAAGTCGCTCAAACAGTCGCCGTACATAAACCTGAAGGCCCTGACGACGATCAACTTACTAGCATTGATGATTTCCTTCCCCTACATGTTACACGGAGAATATTCCCGGGAGTACGCCTGGCTGTGGTAcaacatttacattttcataCCCCTGGTGAACTGGCTGACGGCGACCAGCGTCTGGGTCGTGGTTCTAATGACCGTTGAACGTTTTGTGTACGTCAGGTTTCCGTTGCGGGCCAAGAGTCAATTCGGACGGACAGGAACAATAATCCGAATCCTCGTAGTCATGCTTATAACCTTCGCCATGTCGCTACATAAATTCTTCATTTATAACATTGATCGCGTCAGAGCAAGATACGTCAAGACGCCGTTTGCGACGAGTAGGTTGTCATACATTATTGATATCGCATTAATGGTGGTCATTCATTTCATTCCTCTTGTCATCCTTGCAGttgtcaacttcctgttgaTACGAACGGTCCGCGAGGCTAGAAATCGTAGGGTGGTGTTCAATTTAAGGAACAACCAAGAAGGAGGGTGGCAAAAGGACGAGCGGCGATTCACGGTAACCCTCGTCAGCATTGTGATCCTGAACATCTGTTTCGTGGGCCCGGCCACCATCACCGACATTCTGAATCTCAGTACCCTCGGGATGAGAAGCAGGGTCACTTTTAGCCTAATGCGGCAAATTTCAAACGTTTTGCTCTTATTTTGTTTGTCGTTTAATTTTGTGCTGTTCTGTACTTTTAATAAGAAGTTTTTGCAAGCGATGAAAGAAACGCTGCGAATTCACAGGTTTCGGAGAGGACACTTTAAGTCAGTTAAAGGTTCAGAAATGACATTCCTGCGTTCCACGAACTTTGACAGTTGATAGGCTCTTTTCAGCGAACTTGTTTTTCAGAGGGttagaactacatgtatcattttatgttgaaaaaatgtcaattttgtcCACTTGCAAAACTTTGTACGTTATTTCGTTGAAAAAAATTTCCCGATGTTTACTTGTTATTAGCTTACCTACGCCAAAAGGCTCAAGATAACGTTTATGATCAAAATCTGTCTACCGTCGTTAAACTTTGCATTTCCATCTTTTTCTCTAAAAACGCTGAGCAAATTTCAGGGTCCGTGGGAGGTCAAATTCCATTTTTTTGGTTGGTTAGGGCTTTTTTGGTATtggattaaaataaaatgaaaagcaTGAGACATGTAACTTTTTAGGTTATGGCTTAATattattgttgctcaggtgagcaatgtgaccATCAAGGGCCTCTTACAATGCTTTGAACAAATAAACCGCATCACTCCATAATCATGTGTGTATATTCATTATGTATACACCGTTTGACGACACGCattgttctacatgtatttgtgtcgCATTTTTAAGATTCcgcttatttttttatcaagtttttttttattcagaaaaaaaaagtcttGAGTTTATATGGCCGTGTGAGCCATACGTTACAATATTGTTAAACTGTTGTTGTAGTTTGATAGAACATactaaataaacaattttaaaagtgataacaaaacattatttataatttatttattgtgaaAGGTTTGTTTGCTATATTGAATTATGTAAACTAATGTAAATGGTTTCATGGCTACCATTCAAACATTTAAAAGCATGAAAATATAGAAATACCACCTTCTCTTCCCAATTTGATGACAGTTGATACTTTCTGGATAATTATGTGGTTTCTAGTTTGTTGATTATAATTTTTCTCctcttaaaatatgaatttctaAGAATTATCATGCTTacgtttatataatttttttaaaccacaTTCTGTCAGTTTCCTTAATCGCCGTTTaccaatttttcttttctataagTCGTCGATTTTCTCATGTACATGAATGAAAAATCGAAAGTGATAATGGTTTACACGACACTTATATTATGCTTTGACAGTTTTATTTGAATCAACAAGTACATTTTATTATGCTTCCAAAAAAATTGTTGAACGCTGTTGAAGTGCAACGTCACAAACGCAAATCAAAGTTAACGCTTgcggctgttacagtggcttttccattaatttatt
This portion of the Magallana gigas chromosome 7, xbMagGiga1.1, whole genome shotgun sequence genome encodes:
- the LOC105335810 gene encoding probable G-protein coupled receptor B0563.6 encodes the protein MDMLNNTTSDRNLTVFGRIKSDSVAEIFGEICTKYVAPAICIFGIIGNSFSLVVLMRKSLKQSPYINLKALTTINLLALMISFPYMLHGEYSREYAWLWYNIYIFIPLVNWLTATSVWVVVLMTVERFVYVRFPLRAKSQFGRTGTIIRILVVMLITFAMSLHKFFIYNIDRVRARYVKTPFATSRLSYIIDIALMVVIHFIPLVILAVVNFLLIRTVREARNRRVVFNLRNNQEGGWQKDERRFTVTLVSIVILNICFVGPATITDILNLSTLGMRSRVTFSLMRQISNVLLLFCLSFNFVLFCTFNKKFLQAMKETLRIHRFRRGHFKSVKGSEMTFLRSTNFDS